From Kiloniellales bacterium, a single genomic window includes:
- a CDS encoding HAD family hydrolase — protein MAIRGVLFDKDGTLLDFAATWLPVLREAAAAAAADHPQLIPPLLEAGGYDERSGRVRSGSLLAAGTTAEICAAWAELLPGGGRADLLAAVERTFVEGGARHAVPVTDLAALFRRLKGRSLSLGVATSDSEAGALASLGPFDILDEIEFLAGYDSGYGAKPGPGMVHGFCRSVGLDPRETAVVGDNPHDLEMGRRAGVGLKIGVLTGTSTRAELADKADFVFPSISMLEDFFDKNSKL, from the coding sequence ATGGCCATTCGGGGGGTACTCTTCGACAAGGACGGCACGCTGCTGGACTTCGCGGCGACCTGGCTCCCGGTATTGCGGGAAGCCGCCGCGGCGGCCGCGGCCGATCACCCGCAGCTGATACCGCCTTTGTTGGAAGCGGGCGGCTACGACGAGCGGAGCGGGCGGGTGCGCTCGGGGTCGCTGCTGGCGGCCGGCACCACGGCTGAAATCTGCGCCGCTTGGGCCGAACTCCTGCCCGGCGGAGGCAGAGCGGACCTGCTCGCCGCCGTGGAACGGACCTTCGTCGAAGGCGGCGCCCGCCACGCGGTCCCGGTGACCGATCTGGCCGCCTTGTTTCGGCGCCTGAAGGGCCGCAGTCTGTCTCTGGGCGTCGCGACAAGCGATAGCGAGGCCGGCGCGCTAGCCTCCCTCGGACCCTTCGACATACTCGACGAGATCGAGTTCCTCGCCGGCTACGACAGCGGCTACGGCGCCAAGCCGGGTCCGGGCATGGTTCACGGGTTCTGTCGCTCGGTCGGTCTCGATCCCCGTGAGACCGCCGTCGTGGGCGACAATCCGCACGACTTGGAGATGGGCCGGCGCGCCGGCGTCGGTCTTAAGATCGGCGTGCTGACCGGAACCAGCACCCGTGCAGAACTGGCCGACAAGGCCGATTTTGTTTTTCCTTCTATCAGCATGTTAGAAGATTTTTTTGACAAGAATTCGAAGCTGTAA
- the argS gene encoding arginine--tRNA ligase codes for MASLTAILTDLVADAFQALDLPRDLGRVRRSDRPDLGQFQCNGAMPAAKQARKAPRQIAEEILAGPVLKADPRIARTEIAGPGFINIDVTDAYLAERANAIAADPRLGCPEVEKPRRVILDYGGPNVAKSMHVGHLRASIIGDSLRRLFAFAGDKTWGDVHMGDWGLPMGMLINELAQRHPDWPYFDSAFNGPYPAESPVTLEDLERTYPAAAARCKAEPEELEKARQATAELQVGRLGYRALWQHFMDISIAAMKKDFGSLGVHFDLWLGEAVVHDLIEPMVDDMREKGVAEESEGAIVVSVAEAGDKKEIPPLILLKSDGAVMYSTTDMATVEHRRREIGPELVLYVVDQRQHLHFEQVFRAVHKAGIDGGAALEHIGFGTVNGPDGKPFKTRAGGVMKLGDLIDGAKEMALKRLDEAGLAKDYPEEERVEIARKVGLAAIRFADLSNYRLSNYIFDLDRFTRFEGKTGPYLLYAAVRIKSLLRKAEARGFEPGAILPPGEVERSLVITLGLLPDAVAAAYERRAPNELCDFAYGLAQEFSRFYQNCHILSETDEALRASRLGLAAVSLKQLELVLSLLGIETPERM; via the coding sequence ATGGCTTCTCTCACCGCCATCCTGACCGACCTTGTGGCCGACGCCTTCCAGGCCCTGGACCTGCCGCGCGACCTGGGTCGGGTGCGCCGCTCGGACCGTCCCGACCTGGGGCAGTTCCAGTGCAACGGCGCCATGCCCGCGGCCAAGCAGGCTCGAAAGGCGCCGCGCCAGATCGCCGAGGAGATCCTGGCCGGACCGGTCCTGAAGGCTGATCCGCGCATCGCCCGGACCGAGATCGCCGGCCCCGGCTTCATCAACATCGACGTGACCGACGCCTATCTGGCGGAACGGGCCAACGCGATCGCCGCCGATCCGCGCCTCGGTTGCCCCGAGGTCGAGAAGCCGCGCCGCGTGATCCTGGACTACGGCGGGCCCAACGTCGCCAAGTCGATGCACGTCGGCCACCTACGCGCCTCGATCATCGGCGACTCGCTGCGCCGCCTCTTCGCCTTCGCCGGCGACAAGACCTGGGGCGACGTGCATATGGGCGACTGGGGGCTGCCCATGGGCATGCTGATCAACGAGCTGGCACAGCGTCACCCCGACTGGCCCTACTTCGACTCCGCGTTCAACGGACCCTATCCGGCGGAGAGCCCGGTCACCCTGGAGGACCTGGAGCGGACATATCCCGCGGCGGCGGCGCGCTGCAAGGCCGAGCCGGAAGAGTTGGAGAAGGCGCGCCAGGCGACCGCCGAGCTGCAGGTCGGGCGGCTAGGATACCGTGCGCTATGGCAGCACTTCATGGACATCTCGATCGCCGCCATGAAGAAGGACTTCGGCAGCCTGGGGGTGCATTTCGACCTCTGGCTCGGCGAGGCGGTGGTCCACGACCTGATCGAGCCCATGGTCGATGACATGCGGGAGAAGGGCGTCGCCGAGGAAAGCGAGGGCGCCATTGTCGTATCGGTGGCCGAGGCGGGCGACAAGAAGGAGATCCCGCCGCTGATCCTGCTGAAGTCGGACGGCGCGGTGATGTACAGCACGACCGATATGGCCACGGTCGAGCACCGCCGCCGGGAGATCGGGCCCGAGCTGGTGCTCTACGTGGTCGATCAGCGCCAGCACCTCCACTTCGAGCAGGTGTTCCGGGCGGTCCACAAGGCCGGGATCGACGGCGGCGCGGCCCTGGAGCACATCGGCTTCGGCACGGTCAACGGTCCCGACGGCAAGCCTTTCAAGACCCGCGCGGGCGGCGTCATGAAACTGGGCGACCTGATCGACGGTGCCAAGGAGATGGCGTTGAAGCGCCTGGACGAGGCCGGTCTTGCCAAGGACTACCCCGAGGAAGAGCGGGTCGAGATCGCGCGCAAGGTCGGCCTGGCGGCGATCCGCTTCGCCGATCTCAGCAATTACAGGCTGTCCAACTACATCTTCGACCTGGACCGCTTCACCCGCTTCGAGGGCAAGACCGGCCCCTACCTGCTCTACGCCGCGGTGCGCATCAAGTCGCTGCTGCGCAAGGCCGAGGCGCGGGGATTCGAGCCCGGCGCAATCCTCCCGCCGGGCGAGGTGGAGCGCAGCCTCGTGATCACCCTGGGGCTGCTGCCCGACGCGGTGGCCGCCGCCTACGAGCGGCGCGCGCCCAACGAGCTCTGCGACTTCGCCTACGGGCTGGCCCAGGAGTTCAGCCGCTTCTATCAGAACTGCCACATCCTGAGCGAGACCGACGAAGCCCTGCGCGCCTCCCGCCTGGGCCTGGCGGCGGTCAGCCTGAAACAGCTGGAGCTGGTCCTGTCGCTGCTGGGGATTGAAACGCCGGAGCGTATGTGA
- a CDS encoding DUF2799 domain-containing protein, giving the protein MRSILASLILLALAGCASKGMDEAQCQTADWRAIGYEDGAKGYSADSFGRHRKACAEFGIAAKFDDYMVGHGEGLTGYCRPVNGYNLGLSGKRYGGICPVSQEAAFAAAHADGFGLYQRRSEVNRIGKELSWSKARAEKIEFLLVEKTARLVEPTLIPTERAAIAIELKQLTEEKIDLERSIRTLEIDYADAEAEYEAYREEIDNRYRG; this is encoded by the coding sequence ATGCGCTCCATACTAGCCTCTTTGATTTTGCTCGCTCTCGCCGGCTGCGCCAGCAAGGGCATGGACGAAGCCCAGTGCCAGACCGCCGATTGGCGCGCCATCGGCTACGAGGACGGCGCCAAGGGCTACAGCGCCGACAGCTTCGGGCGTCACCGCAAGGCCTGCGCCGAATTCGGCATCGCCGCGAAGTTCGACGACTACATGGTCGGCCACGGCGAGGGTCTGACCGGCTATTGCCGGCCGGTCAACGGCTACAATCTAGGCCTGAGCGGCAAGCGCTACGGCGGGATCTGCCCGGTCTCGCAGGAAGCGGCCTTCGCCGCGGCCCACGCCGACGGCTTCGGCCTCTATCAGCGGCGCAGCGAGGTGAACCGGATCGGCAAGGAGCTGAGCTGGAGCAAGGCCCGGGCGGAGAAGATCGAATTCCTCCTAGTCGAGAAGACCGCCCGCCTGGTCGAGCCGACCTTGATTCCTACCGAGCGGGCCGCAATCGCGATCGAGCTGAAACAGCTGACCGAGGAGAAGATCGATCTCGAGCGGTCGATCCGCACGCTCGAGATCGACTACGCCGACGCGGAGGCCGAGTACGAAGCCTACCGCGAAGAGATCGACAACCGCTACCGCGGCTGA
- a CDS encoding 2'-deoxycytidine 5'-triphosphate deaminase: protein MSQALEPLAITADGDGPSFLRHSTGILPSQAIRELLRVGEIRAGNPIAEAQIQPSSLDLRLGPVAYRVNASFLPGPRSTVEEKIAAFGMHEIDLEGGAVLEKGCVYIAPLQEELKLSSRIYGLANPKSSIGRIDVFTRLIADRAVEFDRVESGYQGPLYVEISPRAFSVVVRSGSRLNQLRLRRGSHHYSDSALRRLHDQVRLIDKDLPGGDISQGIPLTIDLPREPEGVIGYKARRHRGLIDVDLEQAYAIQDFWEPIRARPREGLILNPDDFYILASKESVTVPPDHAAEMVAYDTLVGEFRVHYAGFFDPGFGHAEDSGTRAVLEVRSHEVPFVLEDGQVVGRLVYERLLDQPDKLYGRDIGSSYQRQGLALSKHFKRD from the coding sequence ATGTCGCAGGCCTTGGAACCTTTGGCGATCACGGCGGACGGCGACGGGCCGTCTTTTCTGCGTCACTCGACGGGAATCCTGCCGTCCCAGGCGATCCGCGAACTGCTCAGGGTCGGTGAGATCCGCGCCGGCAATCCGATCGCGGAGGCGCAGATCCAGCCCTCGAGCCTCGACCTGCGGCTCGGTCCCGTGGCCTACCGGGTCAACGCTTCCTTTCTGCCGGGACCGCGGTCGACCGTCGAGGAGAAGATCGCCGCCTTCGGCATGCACGAGATCGACCTAGAGGGCGGCGCGGTGCTGGAGAAGGGCTGCGTCTACATCGCGCCCCTGCAGGAAGAGCTCAAGCTCAGCAGCCGGATCTACGGCCTCGCCAACCCGAAGAGCTCGATCGGGCGGATCGACGTCTTCACCCGCTTGATCGCCGATCGCGCGGTCGAGTTCGACCGCGTGGAGAGCGGCTACCAGGGACCCCTCTACGTCGAGATATCGCCGCGCGCCTTCAGCGTCGTCGTGCGCAGCGGCTCCAGGCTCAACCAGCTTCGCCTGCGGCGTGGCTCGCACCACTACAGCGACAGCGCCCTGCGCCGGCTTCACGACCAGGTCCGGCTGATCGACAAGGACCTGCCGGGCGGCGACATATCCCAGGGGATTCCGCTCACCATCGACCTGCCGCGCGAGCCCGAAGGCGTGATCGGCTACAAGGCCCGCAGGCACCGGGGGCTGATCGATGTCGACCTCGAACAGGCCTATGCGATCCAGGACTTCTGGGAGCCGATCCGTGCTCGGCCGCGCGAGGGCCTGATCCTCAATCCCGACGATTTCTACATCCTGGCATCGAAGGAATCGGTCACTGTTCCGCCCGATCACGCCGCCGAGATGGTCGCCTACGATACACTTGTGGGCGAGTTCCGGGTCCATTACGCCGGGTTCTTTGATCCGGGGTTCGGCCACGCGGAGGATAGCGGAACCCGCGCGGTCCTCGAAGTGCGCTCCCACGAGGTGCCCTTCGTTCTGGAAGACGGCCAGGTGGTCGGCCGGCTGGTCTACGAGCGCCTGCTCGACCAGCCGGACAAGCTCTACGGCCGCGACATCGGCTCGTCCTACCAGCGCCAGGGCCTGGCGCTCAGCAAGCACTTCAAGCGGGACTGA
- a CDS encoding GFA family protein, producing the protein MTSSDNPTSKAGGCLCGAVRYRTTGPLRPLIACHCGQCRRMSGNFAVATAVSRAGLEIDGEDAVTWFVASPGFRRAFCRTCGSHLFWDRDGAETVSIYAGSLNQPTGLHVVEHIYVDDKADFTLIDDGLPTRPRGR; encoded by the coding sequence ATGACCTCAAGCGACAATCCGACGTCGAAGGCCGGCGGCTGCCTCTGCGGCGCCGTGCGCTACCGCACCACGGGCCCGCTGCGCCCGCTGATCGCCTGTCACTGCGGCCAGTGCCGGCGGATGAGCGGCAACTTTGCGGTCGCCACGGCGGTTTCCCGCGCGGGCCTGGAAATCGACGGCGAGGACGCCGTCACCTGGTTCGTCGCGAGCCCTGGCTTTCGGCGGGCATTCTGCCGGACCTGCGGCTCGCATCTGTTCTGGGATCGCGACGGCGCCGAGACCGTGAGCATCTATGCCGGCAGCCTGAATCAGCCTACCGGACTGCACGTGGTCGAGCACATCTACGTCGACGACAAGGCCGACTTCACGCTGATCGACGACGGCCTGCCAACCCGGCCCCGGGGACGCTGA
- a CDS encoding cisplatin damage response ATP-dependent DNA ligase — protein MKDFAELLDRLVFTSSRNDKLRLMTRYFQATPDPARGYALAALTGRRDFPAAKPALIRGLVESRVDPVLFAWSYDYVGDLAETAALIWPARPGAEAAPPLTEVVERLRSAGRSEVPRLLAAWLDALDATGRWALLKLITGGLRVGVSARLAKTALAALPGEGGQGRVLAEIEELWHGIEPPFEELFAWLEGSGPKPSIDQRAAFRPFMLAHPLEETDMATLSPGDFLAEWKWDGIRVQLAADGAQAKLFSRNGDEIGGAFPDLLEAARFNAVLDGELLVVRDGAVAPFNDLQQRLNRKTVSAKQLAGFPAHLRAYDMLFLDGEDLRGFPLAERRRRLETWFSEARPARLDLSPLIEFGTWDQLRERRATARERGIEGLMLKRADSAYVAGRQKGPWFKWKRDALTLDTVLMYAQRGHGKRSSYYSDYTFGAWRRAQAGEELVPVGKAYFGFTDEELRRLDKWVRDNTVERFGPVRAVKPGLVLEVAFDAVHPSTRHKSGLAMRFPRIHRIRWDKPAAEADKVETLEAMIEG, from the coding sequence GTGAAGGATTTCGCGGAGCTGCTCGACCGCCTGGTCTTCACGTCCTCGCGCAACGACAAGCTGCGCCTCATGACCCGTTACTTTCAGGCGACTCCGGACCCGGCGCGGGGCTACGCCCTGGCGGCGCTGACCGGACGGCGCGACTTCCCCGCGGCGAAGCCGGCCCTGATCCGGGGCCTCGTCGAGTCTCGGGTCGATCCGGTGCTCTTCGCCTGGTCCTACGACTATGTCGGGGATCTCGCCGAGACCGCCGCCTTGATCTGGCCGGCGCGGCCCGGCGCCGAGGCCGCGCCGCCGCTTACCGAGGTGGTCGAGCGTTTGCGGAGTGCTGGACGCAGCGAGGTTCCCCGTCTGCTCGCGGCCTGGCTCGACGCACTCGACGCGACCGGCCGCTGGGCACTGCTGAAGCTGATCACCGGGGGGCTCAGGGTGGGCGTCTCGGCGCGCCTTGCGAAGACCGCCCTGGCCGCGCTCCCGGGCGAGGGTGGCCAGGGCCGGGTGCTGGCGGAAATCGAGGAGCTCTGGCACGGGATCGAGCCGCCGTTCGAGGAACTCTTCGCCTGGCTGGAGGGTTCCGGGCCCAAGCCGAGCATCGATCAGCGCGCGGCCTTCCGGCCCTTCATGCTGGCGCACCCGCTCGAGGAGACGGACATGGCGACGCTGTCGCCCGGGGACTTCCTCGCCGAGTGGAAGTGGGACGGCATCCGGGTCCAGTTGGCGGCCGACGGCGCCCAGGCCAAGCTGTTCTCGCGCAACGGCGACGAGATCGGCGGCGCCTTCCCGGACCTGCTTGAGGCCGCGCGGTTCAACGCGGTGCTCGACGGCGAGCTGCTGGTCGTGCGCGACGGCGCGGTGGCGCCCTTCAACGACCTGCAGCAGCGCCTCAATCGCAAGACGGTCTCGGCCAAGCAGCTCGCCGGCTTCCCCGCGCATCTCAGGGCTTACGACATGCTGTTCCTCGACGGCGAGGATCTGCGCGGCTTTCCCCTCGCGGAACGTCGCCGGCGCCTGGAGACCTGGTTTTCCGAGGCTCGGCCCGCGCGCCTCGATCTCTCGCCGCTGATCGAGTTCGGGACCTGGGACCAGCTCCGAGAGCGCCGGGCGACGGCGCGCGAGCGGGGCATCGAGGGCCTGATGCTCAAGCGCGCCGACAGCGCCTATGTGGCCGGGCGGCAAAAGGGGCCCTGGTTCAAATGGAAGCGGGACGCGCTCACCCTCGACACCGTCCTGATGTACGCCCAGCGGGGCCACGGCAAGCGCTCGTCCTACTACTCTGACTATACTTTCGGGGCCTGGCGCCGGGCGCAGGCGGGTGAGGAGCTGGTGCCGGTCGGCAAGGCCTATTTCGGCTTTACCGACGAGGAGCTGAGGCGGCTCGACAAGTGGGTCCGCGACAACACGGTCGAGCGCTTCGGCCCGGTCCGCGCGGTCAAGCCCGGCCTCGTGCTGGAGGTCGCCTTCGATGCCGTCCATCCCTCGACCCGGCACAAGTCGGGCCTCGCCATGCGGTTTCCGCGGATCCACCGGATCCGCTGGGACAAGCCGGCCGCCGAGGCCGACAAGGTCGAGACGCTGGAAGCGATGATCGAGGGCTGA
- a CDS encoding ligase-associated DNA damage response exonuclease produces the protein MSVSAEDWLRVTGRGLYCEPGGFYVDPTAPVDRAVITHGHADHARPGHESVLATAETLAIMEVRYGDAAGVTKQSLGYGETLTVGEVAVRLVPAGHVLGSAQAVLEWRGSRVVVSGDYKRRRDPTCPAFEPIGCDVFITEATFGLPVFRHPPADQEVAKVLASLAAFPERPHVIGAYALGKAQRVIALLREAGFERPIYLHGALTRLTRLYQDLGLELGDLRPVAGVEKEQLRGEIVMAPPSALADRWSRRLEEPVTAMASGWMRVRQRARQRGVELPLVISDHADWDELTATLSEVGAAEVWVTHGNEEALVHQAAKVGLSARALSLVGRGEDEQETEPAEASA, from the coding sequence ATGAGCGTCAGCGCCGAGGATTGGCTGCGGGTCACGGGCAGGGGTCTCTACTGCGAGCCGGGCGGATTCTATGTTGATCCGACCGCGCCGGTAGACCGCGCGGTGATCACCCACGGCCACGCCGACCATGCGCGGCCCGGTCACGAATCGGTGCTCGCGACTGCCGAGACGCTTGCGATCATGGAAGTCCGCTACGGCGATGCGGCCGGAGTCACGAAGCAGAGCCTCGGCTACGGCGAGACCCTGACAGTCGGTGAGGTCGCGGTTCGGCTGGTGCCCGCGGGCCACGTTCTCGGCAGCGCCCAAGCGGTGCTGGAGTGGCGCGGGTCCCGGGTCGTGGTGTCGGGGGACTACAAGCGGCGGCGCGACCCGACCTGTCCCGCGTTCGAGCCGATCGGCTGCGACGTCTTCATCACCGAGGCGACCTTCGGGCTCCCGGTGTTCCGCCACCCGCCGGCGGATCAGGAGGTGGCCAAGGTGCTGGCCTCTCTCGCCGCCTTCCCGGAGCGTCCCCACGTGATCGGCGCCTATGCGCTCGGCAAGGCGCAGCGGGTCATCGCGCTACTACGCGAGGCGGGATTCGAGCGCCCGATCTATCTGCACGGCGCGCTTACGCGCCTGACCCGGCTCTACCAGGATCTCGGTCTCGAGCTCGGCGACCTGCGGCCGGTCGCCGGGGTGGAGAAGGAGCAGCTGCGCGGCGAGATCGTCATGGCGCCGCCCTCGGCGCTGGCCGACCGCTGGTCGCGGCGCCTCGAAGAACCGGTAACCGCCATGGCCTCGGGCTGGATGCGCGTGCGCCAGCGGGCGCGCCAGCGCGGTGTCGAGTTGCCGCTCGTGATCTCGGACCACGCCGACTGGGACGAGTTGACCGCGACCCTGTCCGAGGTCGGTGCCGCGGAAGTCTGGGTGACCCACGGCAACGAGGAGGCCCTGGTCCATCAGGCGGCCAAGGTCGGGCTGAGCGCACGGGCGCTCTCCCTGGTCGGCCGCGGCGAGGACGAGCAGGAAACCGAGCCGGCGGAGGCGTCGGCGTGA
- the bmt gene encoding betaine--homocysteine S-methyltransferase yields MPQQGITSLLAARPWLLADGATGTNLFLAGLQHGDAPELWNLTNQVPVRDLVRSFVDAGADIVLTNTFGGTAQRLKLHEAQNRVVEINRAAAGLAREVADAAGRPVLVAGSMGPTGELFEPLGPLTVAEGTAAFAEQAKGLAAGGCDLLWIETMSSIDELTAAVRGAASSGLPAVCTMSFDTNGCSMMGVTPSQIAGMMGQLESRPVAYGANCGVGAAELVATIVSMAEAAAPDDVIIAKSNCGIPEFVEGEIHYTGTPELMADYATLALDSGARIIGGCCGTTAKHLRYMREALLEHSKGEKPSVEDLMERLGPISRGAQNLFAKSPLGEKPKQSERGARRGRRRAARDKAPSF; encoded by the coding sequence ATGCCCCAGCAGGGGATCACTTCGCTCCTCGCCGCCCGGCCCTGGTTGCTCGCCGACGGCGCGACCGGCACCAACCTCTTCCTGGCCGGGCTCCAACACGGAGACGCGCCCGAGCTCTGGAACCTGACGAACCAGGTTCCGGTGCGCGATCTCGTGCGAAGTTTCGTCGATGCGGGCGCCGACATCGTTCTGACCAACACCTTCGGCGGCACGGCCCAGCGGCTCAAGCTGCACGAGGCGCAGAACCGCGTGGTCGAGATCAATCGCGCCGCCGCCGGCCTGGCGCGGGAAGTCGCGGACGCGGCCGGGCGGCCGGTGCTGGTCGCCGGGTCCATGGGCCCGACCGGCGAGCTGTTCGAGCCGCTAGGACCGCTCACCGTGGCCGAGGGCACGGCGGCCTTCGCCGAGCAGGCCAAAGGATTGGCGGCGGGCGGGTGCGACCTCCTGTGGATCGAGACCATGTCTTCGATCGACGAGCTGACCGCCGCCGTCAGGGGCGCGGCCTCGAGTGGGCTGCCGGCCGTCTGCACCATGAGCTTCGACACCAACGGCTGCTCGATGATGGGGGTCACGCCGAGCCAGATCGCCGGCATGATGGGTCAGCTCGAGTCCCGCCCCGTCGCCTACGGCGCCAACTGCGGCGTCGGCGCCGCCGAGCTGGTGGCGACAATCGTCAGCATGGCCGAGGCAGCGGCGCCGGACGATGTGATCATCGCCAAGAGCAACTGCGGCATTCCCGAGTTCGTCGAAGGCGAGATCCACTACACCGGCACGCCGGAACTGATGGCGGACTATGCCACCCTGGCCCTGGACTCCGGGGCCCGGATCATCGGCGGGTGCTGCGGCACGACCGCGAAGCACCTGCGCTACATGCGCGAGGCGCTCTTAGAGCACAGCAAAGGCGAGAAGCCCAGCGTGGAGGATCTGATGGAGCGGCTGGGACCGATCTCCAGGGGCGCGCAGAACCTGTTCGCCAAGTCACCGCTCGGAGAGAAACCGAAACAATCGGAACGCGGCGCGCGACGGGGCCGCCGCCGCGCCGCACGCGACAAGGCTCCTAGCTTCTAG
- a CDS encoding META domain-containing protein: MVRPRYLLALALSSALLSSCDTIGGGDPTLTGTYWRLVELEGKPAEPGAEDREIHLVLEADIEKVRGYAGCNNFTGGFETDGQSLSFGPVAATRRACIGNMDQELDFLNALDRTERYTLTGDELVLYDNKGAASLGFEAGTP; encoded by the coding sequence ATGGTCCGGCCCCGATACCTTCTCGCCCTCGCCCTCTCCTCCGCGCTGCTGTCCTCTTGCGACACGATTGGTGGCGGCGATCCTACGCTGACCGGGACCTACTGGCGGCTGGTCGAGCTGGAGGGCAAGCCGGCCGAGCCCGGCGCCGAGGACCGGGAGATACACCTCGTCCTCGAAGCGGACATCGAGAAGGTTAGGGGCTATGCCGGCTGCAACAACTTTACCGGCGGCTTCGAGACCGATGGCCAAAGCTTAAGCTTCGGCCCCGTGGCGGCGACTCGCCGCGCCTGCATCGGCAACATGGACCAGGAGCTGGACTTCCTCAACGCGCTCGACCGGACGGAACGCTACACGCTGACCGGCGACGAACTGGTGCTCTACGACAACAAGGGCGCCGCCAGCCTGGGCTTCGAGGCCGGCACGCCCTGA
- a CDS encoding cold-shock protein — MAKGKVKWFNSVKGYGFIMPDDGSKDAFVHISAVEKAGRANLEEGEEVEYDLVPGQGGRSSAENLKFPG, encoded by the coding sequence ATGGCAAAAGGCAAGGTCAAGTGGTTCAACAGCGTCAAGGGTTACGGGTTCATCATGCCCGACGACGGCTCCAAGGACGCTTTTGTGCACATTTCCGCGGTAGAGAAGGCGGGGCGCGCCAACCTCGAGGAGGGCGAAGAGGTCGAATACGACCTGGTGCCCGGGCAGGGCGGTCGCAGCTCGGCCGAAAACCTGAAGTTTCCCGGCTAG
- a CDS encoding HD domain-containing protein, translated as MSLRITRAYALAAARHVTQKRKGEAREPYINHLCEVAELVAEATDGADENLIIAAILHDTIEDTETTYGEILTLFGHDVADLVQEVTDDTSLPSRERKRRQIENAPNHSTRAKILKLCDKTSNIRAIATSPPAEWSEQRRLDYLDWARSVIDGLRGVHADCEARFDEALAEAERIYRGRTGKDQPR; from the coding sequence GTGAGCCTTCGGATCACCCGCGCCTACGCCCTGGCGGCCGCGCGCCACGTCACCCAGAAGCGTAAGGGCGAGGCCAGGGAACCCTACATCAACCACCTCTGCGAGGTGGCTGAGCTGGTCGCCGAAGCGACCGACGGCGCGGACGAGAACCTGATCATTGCCGCGATCCTGCACGACACGATCGAAGACACCGAAACGACCTACGGCGAGATCTTGACGCTGTTCGGTCATGACGTGGCCGACCTCGTCCAGGAGGTGACGGACGACACCTCCTTGCCGTCGCGGGAACGCAAGCGCCGGCAGATCGAGAACGCGCCGAACCACAGTACCCGGGCCAAGATCCTCAAGCTGTGCGACAAGACGTCGAACATCCGGGCCATCGCGACCAGCCCGCCGGCCGAATGGTCGGAACAACGCCGGCTCGACTACCTGGATTGGGCGCGCAGCGTGATCGACGGGCTGCGCGGCGTGCACGCGGACTGCGAGGCGCGCTTCGACGAAGCGCTGGCCGAGGCCGAGCGCATCTACCGCGGCCGGACCGGGAAGGATCAGCCGCGGTAG
- a CDS encoding radical SAM protein: protein MTQALTLELERSNPGKFQDPERTAKGEQRASVGLTSLATLWFNTGTLCNLACVNCYIESSPKNDRLVYITAEEVSAYLDEIAELGLPTLEIGLTGGEPFMNPAIMEILETSLSRGFQTLVLTNAMRPMMKCADSLEGLLKRYGQALVLRVSIDHYTKAMHEIERGPHSWQPTVDGLTWLARKGFNVRAAGRSMWHESDEELRAGYARLFRELGIGIDAADPEVLVIFPEMDADADVPEITESCWGILGIAPESIMCASSRMVVKRKGDLRPVVMPCTLLPDQDSFIMGNTLAEAQDKVMLNHPHCARFCVLGGGSCSKAT from the coding sequence ATGACCCAGGCCCTGACCCTTGAGCTTGAGCGCTCGAACCCCGGCAAGTTCCAGGACCCCGAGCGGACGGCCAAGGGCGAGCAGCGCGCGTCGGTCGGCCTGACTTCCCTGGCGACGCTCTGGTTCAATACCGGGACGCTGTGCAATCTGGCCTGCGTCAACTGCTATATCGAATCCAGCCCGAAGAACGACCGCCTGGTCTACATCACGGCCGAGGAGGTCTCGGCCTACCTCGACGAGATCGCCGAGCTGGGTCTGCCGACCCTGGAGATCGGCCTGACCGGCGGCGAGCCCTTCATGAATCCGGCGATCATGGAGATCCTCGAAACATCGCTGTCGCGCGGCTTCCAGACCTTGGTGCTGACCAACGCCATGCGGCCCATGATGAAGTGCGCCGACAGCCTCGAGGGCTTGCTCAAGCGCTACGGCCAAGCCCTGGTCCTGCGGGTGTCGATCGACCACTACACCAAGGCCATGCACGAGATCGAGCGGGGTCCGCACAGCTGGCAACCGACTGTCGACGGGCTGACCTGGCTGGCGCGGAAGGGCTTCAATGTCCGCGCCGCGGGGCGCAGCATGTGGCACGAGTCGGACGAGGAGCTGCGCGCCGGCTACGCGCGCCTGTTCCGCGAACTCGGCATCGGGATCGACGCCGCTGACCCCGAGGTCCTGGTGATCTTCCCCGAAATGGACGCGGATGCCGACGTCCCCGAGATTACGGAAAGCTGCTGGGGCATCCTTGGTATCGCGCCCGAGTCGATCATGTGCGCCAGCTCCCGGATGGTGGTCAAGCGCAAAGGCGACCTTCGCCCGGTCGTCATGCCCTGCACGCTGCTGCCCGATCAGGATTCCTTCATCATGGGCAATACCCTCGCCGAGGCCCAGGACAAGGTGATGCTCAACCATCCGCACTGCGCCCGCTTCTGCGTCCTCGGCGGCGGGTCCTGCAGCAAAGCGACGTGA